A window from Ktedonobacterales bacterium encodes these proteins:
- a CDS encoding alpha-hydroxy acid oxidase, translated as MAEWVNLLELETLAQQRMPGMVYDYYAGGAEDEVTLRENRAVFERIALRPRMLVDVSAIDTSTTVLGQRVAAPILVAPTAMHRLGHPEGELATVRGAGAAETLMAVSTLATTTLEDVAAAASGPLWFQLYVNKDREITRALVQRAKAAGYQALCLTVDAPHSGRRERDVRNHFALPPEVQLANFSGPEMSMMPRQDSGSALPTYVARMMDLTLAWKDVAWFRSIAEMPILVKGILTAEDARLAVEYGADGIVVSNHGGRQLDTAIAAIRALPEVVEAADGRAEVYLDGGVRRGTDVLKALALGARAVLIGRPILWGLALDGADGVQRVLEMLRHELEEVMLLAGRPTIASIDNSLLSLNP; from the coding sequence ATGGCAGAATGGGTGAACCTGTTGGAACTTGAGACACTGGCACAGCAGCGCATGCCAGGTATGGTTTACGATTACTACGCGGGCGGGGCCGAGGACGAAGTAACCCTGCGCGAAAACCGCGCCGTGTTCGAGCGCATTGCCCTGCGCCCGCGCATGCTGGTGGATGTCAGCGCCATAGATACCAGCACAACGGTGCTGGGCCAGCGGGTAGCCGCGCCCATCCTGGTTGCGCCGACAGCGATGCACCGCTTGGGCCATCCCGAAGGGGAGCTTGCCACGGTGCGCGGCGCGGGCGCGGCAGAAACGCTTATGGCCGTCAGTACGCTCGCCACAACCACGCTGGAAGACGTGGCCGCCGCCGCCAGCGGCCCGCTCTGGTTCCAGCTTTATGTCAACAAGGACCGCGAGATCACGCGCGCCCTGGTGCAGCGCGCTAAAGCCGCTGGCTACCAGGCGCTCTGCCTGACGGTAGACGCGCCGCATTCTGGCCGACGCGAACGCGATGTGCGCAACCACTTTGCGCTGCCGCCAGAGGTCCAGCTTGCCAACTTTTCCGGCCCGGAGATGTCTATGATGCCCCGGCAGGACAGCGGCTCCGCGCTGCCTACCTACGTTGCCAGGATGATGGACCTCACCCTCGCCTGGAAGGATGTCGCCTGGTTCCGGTCCATCGCAGAGATGCCCATTCTCGTCAAGGGCATTCTCACCGCCGAGGATGCGCGGCTGGCGGTGGAATATGGCGCGGATGGCATCGTCGTTTCCAACCACGGCGGGCGTCAGCTTGATACCGCCATCGCAGCCATTCGGGCGCTGCCGGAAGTGGTTGAAGCGGCAGATGGGCGCGCCGAAGTCTATCTGGATGGCGGTGTGCGCCGGGGGACCGATGTGCTGAAAGCCCTGGCATTGGGCGCGCGAGCCGTCTTGATTGGCCGCCCCATCCTCTGGGGTCTGGCCCTCGATGGAGCCGATGGGGTGCAGCGCGTGCTTGAGATGCTGCGCCATGAACTGGAAGAGGTGATGCTGCTGGCGGGCCGCCCCACCATTGCCAGCATTGATAACAGTCTGCTCTCCCTCAACCCCTGA